The Medicago truncatula cultivar Jemalong A17 chromosome 4, MtrunA17r5.0-ANR, whole genome shotgun sequence genome includes a region encoding these proteins:
- the LOC120579905 gene encoding uncharacterized mitochondrial protein AtMg00810-like has product MFFKHSREGKIAILIVYVDDIIMTGDDIGEISDLKRRLEAEFDIKDLGKLKYFLGMEFARSKEGIFLNQRKYILDLLTETGMTGCKAAETPMDPNVKLKSVAEDEIIDRERYQRLAGRLIYLSHTRPDIAFAVSVISQFMHAPGPAHFEAVFRILRYLKGTPGKGLMFRNRGHIQVEAYTDADWAGNINDRRSTSGYCTFVGGNLVTWRSKKQNVVARSSAEAEFRSVAHGFCEVLWIKKFMQELKIAGPTPMKVYCDNKAAISIAHNSVLHDRTKHVEVDKHFIKEKIDSGEICMSYIPTKSQVADVLTKSLPKRHFDDMVCKLAMNDIFMPA; this is encoded by the coding sequence ATGTTCTTCAAACACTCACGTGAAGGTAAGATTGCCATCTTAATAGTGTATGTTGATGACATTATTATGACAGGAGATGATATTGGAGAGATTAGTGATCTAAAGAGAAGACTTGAGGCTGAGTTCGACATCAAGGATCttggaaaattaaaatactttCTCGGTATGGAGTTTGCAAGATCGAAAGAAGGAATTTTCCTCAACCAGCGGAAGTATATACTTGATTTACTCACAGAGACAGGGATGACGGGGTGTAAGGCAGCAGAAACACCAATGGATCCCAATGTGAAACTAAAATCAGTTGCTGAAGATGAAATAATAGATAGAGAACGCTATCAACGGTTGGCTGGTAGGCTAATTTATTTGTCACATACAAGGCCTGATATAGCATTTGCTGTGAGCGTAATAAGCCAATTTATGCATGCACCAGGGCCAGCCCACTTTGAAGCTGTTTTCAGAATATTGAGATATTTAAAGGGAACTCCAGGAAAAGGGTTAATGTTCAGAAACAGAGGGCATATACAGGTTGAAGCCTATACAGATGCTGACTGGGCAGGTAATATAAATGATCGGAGGTCTACATCCGGATATTGTACCTTTGTAGGTGGAAACTTAGTTACATGGAGGagcaaaaaacaaaatgttgtaGCAAGGAGCAGTGCAGAGGCTGAATTCCGATCGGTGGCTCATGGTTTTTGTGAAGTACTATGGATCAAAAAATTCATGCAAGAATTGAAGATTGCAGGCCCAACTCCAATGAAAGTTTATTGTGATAATAAGGCAGCTATTTCTATTGCTCATAACTCTGTTCTACATGATAGAACGAAACATGTTGAAGTGGACAAGCactttattaaagaaaaaattgacagTGGTGAGATTTGTATGTCCTATATACCTACCAAAAGTCAAGTAGCAGATGTCCTCACAAAGAGCCTACCTAAGAGACATTTCGATGACATGGTGTGCAAGCTTGCTATGAATGACATATTCATGCCagcttga
- the LOC112418492 gene encoding uncharacterized protein translates to MIKRKLCLLLQNVTLQVDKEDRWLWRLKSSNDFTVRSASKVLVNQQNTYTEVSPNALWHKDIPLKVVLFAWRLIRDRLPTKDNLIRRGIIGPNDSLCVGGCGLMETSPRLFLHCQLFGEVWHFIHLWLGVCSVIPNVPADYLNQFSFVGGNCPKGLLSIMQLIWLATV, encoded by the coding sequence ATGATAAAGAGGAAACTCTGTTTATTACTTCAAAATGTGACTCTGCAGGTTGATAAAGAGGACAGGTGGCTTTGGAGATTGAAATCAAGTAATGATTTCACTGTTCGGAGTGCTTCTAAAGTTTTGGTTAATCAACAAAACACATACACCGAGGTTTCTCCGAATGCTCTTTGGCACAAGGATATTCCTCTGAAGGTCGTTCTCTTTGCTTGGCGTCTGATTCGTGACAGGTTGCCAACTAAGGATAATTTGATTCGTCGTGGAATTATAGGTCCTAATGATAGTTTGTGTGTTGGTGGCTGTGGTTTGATGGAAACTTCCCCTCgtttatttttacattgtcaACTTTTTGGGGAGGTCTGGCACTTTATTCATCTTTGGTTGGGTGTCTGCTCGGTAATCCCTAATGTGCCGGCAGATTACCTAAATCAGTTTAGTTTTGTTGGTGGCAATTGTCCCAAGGGGCTGCTGTCTATTATGCAGTTGATTTGGCTTGCGACGGTGTGA
- the LOC25479424 gene encoding ubiquitin-like modifier-activating enzyme atg7 isoform X2: MESFHALDKPNLLKEEARKIWDDIQTGRAVEDCSVLSRFLLISFADLKKWSFHYWFAFPALMLDPPATMVNISPASQWLSIEEAESLSAACNEWRGSKSTAGVPFFLVTIDPNSRSTVRPLKDWEACQSDAQKILFGFYDPCHLPNIPGWPLRNLLALISARWNLKSVQFFCYRENRGFADMSLSLVGEALITVPQGWKDAVPNAVGWEINKRRKGPMCINLAQSMDPTRLAVSAADLNLKLMRWRALPSLDLSALSSLKCLLLGAGTLGCQVARMLMAWGVRKITLVDNGRVAMSNPLRQSLYTFDDCLNGGEFKATAAVESLKRIFPAVEAEGIVMAIPMPGHPVHSREQDSVLDDCRRLHDLIDAHDAVFLLTDTRESRWLPTLLCANANKITMTAALGFESFLVMRHGAGPFSDLSSETANSSSADSSVKDANGKHRLGCYFCNDVVAPTDSTSNRTLDQQCTVTRPGLAPIASALAVELLVGILHHPQGIFAEADINSSVTGATESSLGILPHQIRGSLSQFSQMSLVGYSSSSCTACCHTVVSEYRNRGMEFILEAINHPTYLEDVTGLTELMKSATKFSLEWDKDIDNVDEDEDCFEI, translated from the exons ATGGAGAGTTTCCATGCGCTTGATAAACCGAATCTTTTAAAGGAAGAGGCCAGAAAG ATATGGGATGACATTCAAACTGGAAGAGCTGTGGAGGACTGTTCAGTACTTTCAAGATTCCTTCTTATTTCTTTTGCAGACCTGAAAAAGTGGAGTTTCCACTACTGGTTTGCTTTTCCGGCTCTGATGCTTGATCCTCCTGCAACCATGGTTAATATAAGTCCAGCTTCTCAGTGGTTGAGCATCGAAGAG GCAGAATCCCTCTCTGCAGCTTGTAACGAATGGCGTGGTTCAAAATCAACAGCAG GTGTCCCATTCTTTTTAGTAACTATAGATCCAAATTCACGTTCTACTGTTAGGCCTCTGAAGGACTGGGAAGCTTGTCAAAGTGATGCTCAAAAG ATCCTATTTGGATTTTATGACCCTTGTCATCTCCCAAATATTCCTGGATGGCCTCTGCGCAACTTGTTAGCGCTTATTTCTGCAAGGTGGAATCTCAAGTCTGTTCAATTTTTCTGCTACAGAGAGAACCGTGGTTTTGCTGATATGAGTTTGTCTCTTGTTGGTGAAGCATTGATAACAGTTCCACAAG GGTGGAAAGATGCGGTGCCTAATGCAGTTGGATGGGAAATTAATAAGCGGAGAAAAGGACCTATGTGTATTAACCTTGCACAGTCCATGGATCCAACCAG GTTGGCGGTATCTGCTGCGGATTTGAATTTAAAACTTATGAGGTGGCGTGCTTTGCCATCTCTAGACTTGAGTGCTTTGTCTTCCCTCAAGTGTCTTCTACTTGGGGCAGGCACACTTGGATGCCAGGTTGCACGTATGCTTATG GCATGGGGTGTCCGAAAAATTACTCTAGTTGACAATGGCAGGGTGGCTATGTCTAATCCGTTAAGGCAGTCTCTTTATACTTTCGATGACTGTCTTAACGGTGGAGAGTTTAAGGCTACAGCTGCAGTTGAAAGTCTAAAACGGATATTTCCAGCAGTG gAAGCGGAAGGCATAGTTATGGCCATACCAATGCCTGGACATCCGGTACATAGCCGGGAACAAGATAGTGTTCTCGATGATTGCAGACGTTTGCACGATTTGATTGATGCCCATGATGCAGTTTTTTTATTGACAGATACAAGGGAAAGTCGATGGCTCCCAACACTTCTCTGTGCCAATGCTAACAAG ATTACCATGACTGCAGCACTTGGGTTTGAAAGCTTCTTGGTGATGCGCCATGGAGCTGGTCCTTTCAGTGACTTGAGTTCTGAAACAGCTAATTCTTCATCTGCCGATTCGAGTGTAAAGGATGCAAATGGGAAACATAGATTAGGATGCTATTTCTGCAATGATGTTGTTGCACCAACTGAT TCAACATCCAATCGCACTTTGGACCAGCAATGTACTGTGACCCGACCAGGGCTAGCTCCTATTGCCTCAGCCCTTGCTGTTGAACTTTTAGTAGGGATTTTGCATCACCCTCAAGG GATATTTGCAGAGGCTGATATTAACAGCAGTGTCACTGGAGCTACTGAGAGCTCTCTTGGCATTTTACCTCATCAGATTCGTGGTTCCCTTTCTCAATTTTCTCAAATGAGCCTTGTAGGTTACTCCTCCTCCAGCTGCACAGCCTGTTGCCATACA
- the LOC25479423 gene encoding protein STRICTOSIDINE SYNTHASE-LIKE 12, giving the protein MTHGGRCESCFVNNDGENVTQLVGPAQGNSTMFADGLDVDPDTGIVYFTVASTNFQLKDYQTLLTSGDSSGSLLRYDPSTNQTTVLLSNLAMPSGVAVSRDGSFVLISEFLSNRIRRVWLKGPRANSSELFMLLIGRPNNIKRNSGGQFWISVHSVLGLGLPISPRRTTLPRGVRVSENRLILQIASLTAEYGTEPASEVQEYNGKLYAGSLTLFKRDEVPKNTFSCLVYFQMRDM; this is encoded by the exons ATGACCCATGGAGGTCGC TGCGAGTCTTGCTTTGTTAATAATGATGGCGAGAATGTAACCCAATTAGTTGGACCTGCACAAGGCAATTCTACTATGTTTGCTGATGGTTTGGATGTAGATCCTGACACTGGAATCGTTTATTTTACCGTAGCTAGCACTAACTTCCAACTCAA GGATTACCAAACACTGCTAACTAGTGGAGATAGTTCGGGAAGCTTATTGAGATATGATCCTAGCACGAATCAAACGACAGTGTTGCTAAGCAATCTTGCTATGCCATCTGGTGTGGCAGTAAGTAGAGATGGCTCATTTGTACTTATAAGTGAGTTTCTATCAAACAGAATTCGAAGAGTGTGGCTGAAAGGACCAAGAGCGAATTCATCAGAACTATTCATGCTACTTATTGGAAGACCAAATAACATCAAGAGGAATTCGGGAGGCCAATTTTGGATTTCAGTGCATAGTGTTTTAGGATTAGGACTGCCAATATCTCCAAGGCGTACAACTTTGCCTCGCGGAGTCAGAGTGTCTGAGAATCGTTTAATTTTACAAATTGCATCTCTTACTGCTGAGTATGGTACTGAACCAGCTAGTGAGGTTCAAGAGTACAATGGAAAACTCTATGCTGGCTCCCTGACATTGTTCAAACGCGATGAGGTTCCTAAGAACACATTCAGTTGCTTGGTCTACTTTCAAATGCGGGATATGTAA
- the LOC25479424 gene encoding ubiquitin-like modifier-activating enzyme atg7 isoform X1, producing the protein MALLQFMAMESSVDEGFWHRLSSLKLNQLGIDDSPLPIIGFYAPCSHPRVSNHLTLLAESLPSESSEASLVPDSSHGNRNRCSVPGILYNTNTMESFHALDKPNLLKEEARKIWDDIQTGRAVEDCSVLSRFLLISFADLKKWSFHYWFAFPALMLDPPATMVNISPASQWLSIEEAESLSAACNEWRGSKSTAGVPFFLVTIDPNSRSTVRPLKDWEACQSDAQKILFGFYDPCHLPNIPGWPLRNLLALISARWNLKSVQFFCYRENRGFADMSLSLVGEALITVPQGWKDAVPNAVGWEINKRRKGPMCINLAQSMDPTRLAVSAADLNLKLMRWRALPSLDLSALSSLKCLLLGAGTLGCQVARMLMAWGVRKITLVDNGRVAMSNPLRQSLYTFDDCLNGGEFKATAAVESLKRIFPAVEAEGIVMAIPMPGHPVHSREQDSVLDDCRRLHDLIDAHDAVFLLTDTRESRWLPTLLCANANKITMTAALGFESFLVMRHGAGPFSDLSSETANSSSADSSVKDANGKHRLGCYFCNDVVAPTDSTSNRTLDQQCTVTRPGLAPIASALAVELLVGILHHPQGIFAEADINSSVTGATESSLGILPHQIRGSLSQFSQMSLVGYSSSSCTACCHTVVSEYRNRGMEFILEAINHPTYLEDVTGLTELMKSATKFSLEWDKDIDNVDEDEDCFEI; encoded by the exons ATGGCTTTGCTCCAATTTATGGCGATGGAGAGCTCCGTCGATGAAGGCTTCTGGCATAGACTCTCTTCTTTGAAGCTCAATCAACTTGGCATCGATGATTCTCCATTACCCATCATTG GTTTCTATGCGCCTTGCTCGCACCCTCGAGTATCAAATCATTTAACTCTTTTAGCCGAGTCTTTACCTTCTGAATCAAGCGAAGCATCACTTGTACCAGATTCAAGTCATGGTAACAGGAACAGGTGTTCTGTTCCAGGGATACTTTACAACACTAATACTATGGAGAGTTTCCATGCGCTTGATAAACCGAATCTTTTAAAGGAAGAGGCCAGAAAG ATATGGGATGACATTCAAACTGGAAGAGCTGTGGAGGACTGTTCAGTACTTTCAAGATTCCTTCTTATTTCTTTTGCAGACCTGAAAAAGTGGAGTTTCCACTACTGGTTTGCTTTTCCGGCTCTGATGCTTGATCCTCCTGCAACCATGGTTAATATAAGTCCAGCTTCTCAGTGGTTGAGCATCGAAGAG GCAGAATCCCTCTCTGCAGCTTGTAACGAATGGCGTGGTTCAAAATCAACAGCAG GTGTCCCATTCTTTTTAGTAACTATAGATCCAAATTCACGTTCTACTGTTAGGCCTCTGAAGGACTGGGAAGCTTGTCAAAGTGATGCTCAAAAG ATCCTATTTGGATTTTATGACCCTTGTCATCTCCCAAATATTCCTGGATGGCCTCTGCGCAACTTGTTAGCGCTTATTTCTGCAAGGTGGAATCTCAAGTCTGTTCAATTTTTCTGCTACAGAGAGAACCGTGGTTTTGCTGATATGAGTTTGTCTCTTGTTGGTGAAGCATTGATAACAGTTCCACAAG GGTGGAAAGATGCGGTGCCTAATGCAGTTGGATGGGAAATTAATAAGCGGAGAAAAGGACCTATGTGTATTAACCTTGCACAGTCCATGGATCCAACCAG GTTGGCGGTATCTGCTGCGGATTTGAATTTAAAACTTATGAGGTGGCGTGCTTTGCCATCTCTAGACTTGAGTGCTTTGTCTTCCCTCAAGTGTCTTCTACTTGGGGCAGGCACACTTGGATGCCAGGTTGCACGTATGCTTATG GCATGGGGTGTCCGAAAAATTACTCTAGTTGACAATGGCAGGGTGGCTATGTCTAATCCGTTAAGGCAGTCTCTTTATACTTTCGATGACTGTCTTAACGGTGGAGAGTTTAAGGCTACAGCTGCAGTTGAAAGTCTAAAACGGATATTTCCAGCAGTG gAAGCGGAAGGCATAGTTATGGCCATACCAATGCCTGGACATCCGGTACATAGCCGGGAACAAGATAGTGTTCTCGATGATTGCAGACGTTTGCACGATTTGATTGATGCCCATGATGCAGTTTTTTTATTGACAGATACAAGGGAAAGTCGATGGCTCCCAACACTTCTCTGTGCCAATGCTAACAAG ATTACCATGACTGCAGCACTTGGGTTTGAAAGCTTCTTGGTGATGCGCCATGGAGCTGGTCCTTTCAGTGACTTGAGTTCTGAAACAGCTAATTCTTCATCTGCCGATTCGAGTGTAAAGGATGCAAATGGGAAACATAGATTAGGATGCTATTTCTGCAATGATGTTGTTGCACCAACTGAT TCAACATCCAATCGCACTTTGGACCAGCAATGTACTGTGACCCGACCAGGGCTAGCTCCTATTGCCTCAGCCCTTGCTGTTGAACTTTTAGTAGGGATTTTGCATCACCCTCAAGG GATATTTGCAGAGGCTGATATTAACAGCAGTGTCACTGGAGCTACTGAGAGCTCTCTTGGCATTTTACCTCATCAGATTCGTGGTTCCCTTTCTCAATTTTCTCAAATGAGCCTTGTAGGTTACTCCTCCTCCAGCTGCACAGCCTGTTGCCATACA